The proteins below come from a single Melospiza melodia melodia isolate bMelMel2 chromosome 12, bMelMel2.pri, whole genome shotgun sequence genomic window:
- the LOC134423645 gene encoding thiamine transporter 2-like isoform X1 encodes MGCWKQEKTSTWFFPTLILCLYGFFYMMKPSEPFLTPYLTGPDKNLTTDEVTNQVFPVWTYSYLALLFPVFLLTDYVRYKPVLLLQGLSLIVTWLLLLFAHGVVAMQLVEFFYGMVTATEVAYYAYIYSVVSSQHYQRVTSYCRSVTLVAATVAAVLGQLLVSLAGVSYFHLNAISLASVSLAFVCALFLPMPRRSMFFHRKDAPEPVPGPGKGLAVGTAPRPQSCQEERSPAAAAAAGAPSPQPQAGSAGPHRHLLGVLLQLGRDLRHCYGSRKLLCWSLWWALATAGFNQVVNYVQVLWDLRAPSHSSAVYNGAVEAIATFLSSVTSFLVQYMQINWDHFGELALGIFCAIDAGCLFLMHFSTSIWACYAGYLIFKACYVLLLTIATFQIAVNLSMERYALMFGFNNFIALLIQTILTIVVVDSRGLGLDIVTQFLIYGSYFAVIHGIFMIRSICVLVSCKCQRKIVRSCTEQLNQAEHESREQIVTSHMTRL; translated from the exons ATGGGCTGCTGGAAGCAAGAGAAAACCAGCACCTGGTTTTTTCCCACCCTGATCCTCTGCCTCTATGGATTCTTCTACATGATGAAACCATCAGAACCTTTCCTAACACCCTATCTAACAGGACCAGATAAAAACCTGACCACAGATGAG GTTACCAACCAGGTTTTTCCAGTCTGGACATACTCCTACCTGGCTCTCCTTTTCCCAGTGTTCCTGCTCACAGACTACGTGCGCTACAAGCCCGTCCTcctcctgcagggcctcagcCTCATCGTCacgtggctgctgctgctctttgcaCATGGAGTGGTGGCCATGCAGCTGGTGGAATTCTTCTACGGCATGGTCACAGCCACCGAGGTGGCCTATTACGCCTACATCTACAGCGTGGTCAGCAGCCAACACTACCAGAGGGTCACCAGCTACTGCAGGAGCGTCACTCTGGTGGCAGCCACCGTGGCCGCCGTGCTGGGACAGCTGCTGGTGTCCTTAGCAGGCGTCTCCTACTTCCACCTCAACGCCATCAGCTTGGCTTCCGTGTCCTTGGCGTTCGTGTGCGCGCTCTTCCTGCCCATGCCCCGGAGGAGCATGTTCTTCCACAGGAAAGATGCCcctgagcctgtgccagggcctggcaaagggctggccgtgggcactgcccccagGCCCCAGAGCTGCCAAGAGGAaaggagccctgctgctgctgctgctgccggggccccgagcccccagccccaggccgGCAGTGCCGGGCCCCACAGGCACCTGCTGGgcgtgctgctgcagctgggcagggacctGAGGCACTGCTACGGCTCCCGCAAGCTCCTCTGCTGGTCCCTGTGGTGGGCTCTGGCCACGGCCGGCTTCAACCAGGTGGTGAATTATGTCCAGGTGCTGTGGGACTTGCGAGCCCCCTCGCACAGCTCCGCAGTGTACAACGGAGCTGTGGAAGCCATAGCAACCTTTCTGA gcTCAGTAACATCTTTCCTGGTACAATATATGCAGATTAACTGGGACCATTTTGGAGAACTGGCTTTAGGGATCTTCTGTGCAATAGATGCAGGTTGTCTGTTTCTCATGCATTTCTCTACCAGCATCTGGGCATGTTATGCTGGATATCTCATTTTCAAGGCATGCTATGTGCTCCTCCTGACAATAGCAAC GTTCCAGATCGCCGTCAATCTGAGCATGGAGCGCTATGCCCTGATGTTTGGATTCAACAACTTCATTGCCCTGCTCATCCAGACCATTCTCACAATAGTTGTTGTAGATTCAAGAGGCCTGGGACTGGACATAGTGACTCAA tttTTAATTTATGGCAGCTACTTCGCAGTCATACATGGGATTTTCATgatcagaagcatttgtgtgcTGGTCTCATGCAAATGCCAAAGGAAAATAGTGAGATCTTGCACAGAGCAGCTGAACCAGGCTGAGCACGAGTCAAGAGAGCAGATTGTCACAAGCCACATGACACGGCTGTAG
- the CCL20 gene encoding C-C motif chemokine 20 has translation MEFAVGKPADDSGTRPWVNSRLLLYKQVEVRQGWQEQQAQPGTRWSTAVCAEGMSGCSSKSMVLVSLLGLLALLLSGTSEAQSNQDCCLSYTKVRLPKWVLKGYTEQLSSEVCDIPAIIFHTASGLNACVNPKEGWVKKHLLYLSHRLRRMSA, from the exons ATGGAATTTGCCGTGGGGAAACCCGCTGATGACAGTGGAACCCGCCCGTGGGTGAATTCCCGGCTCCTGCTTTATAAGCAGGTGGAGGTgcggcagggctggcaggagcagcaggcacagccaggcaCTCGCTGGAGCACAGCTGTGTGTGCAGAGGGAATGAGTGGCTGCAGCAGCAAGAGCATGGTCCTGGTctccctgctggggctcctggcGCTGCTCCTGAGCGGCACCTCGGAAG CACAAAGCAACCAGGATTGCTGCCTGTCCTACACCAAAGTGCGTCTGCCTAAGTGGGTCCTGAAGGGTTACACTGAACAGCTCTCCAGTGAGGTCTGCGACATCCCTGCCATCAT TTTCCACACTGCCAGTGGGCTGAATGCCTGTGTAAATCCTAAGGAAGGCTGGGTGAAGAAACATCTCCTTTACCTGAG CCACAGGCTCAGGAGGATGTCAGCCTGA
- the SLC19A3 gene encoding thiamine transporter 2 gives MDCWKGAVSHSWIYPTVIICANGFFTTMRPSESFLTPYLTGPDKNLTAEEVTNQIFPVWTYSYLALLFPVFLLTDYVRYKPVLLLQGLSLIVTWLLLLFAHGVVAMQLVEFFYGMVTATEVAYYAYIYSVVSSQHYQRVTSYCRSVTLVAATVAAVLGQLLVSLAGVSYFHLNAISLASVSLAFVCALFLPMPRRSMFFHRKDAPEPVPGPGKGLAVGTAPRPQSCQEERSPAAAGAPSPQPQAGSAGPHRHLLGVLLQLGRDLRHCYGSRKLLCWSLWWALATAGFNQVVNYVQVLWDLRAPSHSSAVYNGAVEAIATFLGSATSMAVGYVKVNWDLSGELALGIFSALDSGSLLLMHFTDNIWACYAGYLVFKACYMLLITIATFQIAINLSMERYALMFGFNNFVALVIQTILTVVVVDSGGLGLDISTQFLIYGSYFAVITGIFLIRSMYTIISIKCRNTSVAAESTAP, from the exons ATGGATTGCTGGAAGGGAGCCGTAAGCCACAGCTGGATTTATCCCACAGTGATCATCTGTGCAAATGGATTTTTCACCACAATGAGGCCATCAGAATCTTTTCTCACCCCCTATCTAACAGGACCAGACAAAAACCTAACAGCTGAAGAG GTTACCAACCAGATTTTTCCAGTCTGGACATACTCCTACCTGGCTCTCCTTTTCCCAGTGTTCCTGCTCACAGACTACGTGCGTTACAAGCCCGTCCTcctcctgcagggcctcagcCTCATCGTCacgtggctgctgctgctctttgcaCATGGAGTGGTGGCCATGCAGCTGGTGGAATTCTTCTACGGCATGGTCACAGCCACCGAGGTGGCCTATTACGCCTACATCTACAGCGTGGTCAGCAGCCAACACTACCAGAGGGTCACCAGCTACTGCAGGAGCGTCACTCTGGTGGCAGCCACCGTGGCCGCCGTGCTGGGACAGCTGCTGGTGTCCTTAGCAGGCGTCTCCTACTTCCACCTCAACGCCATCAGCTTGGCTTCCGTGTCCTTGGCGTTCGTGTGCGCGCTCTTCCTGCCCATGCCCCGGAGGAGCATGTTCTTCCACAGGAAAGATGCCcctgagcctgtgccagggcctggcaaagggctggccgtgggcactgcccccagGCCCCAGAGCTGCCAAGAGGAaaggagccctgctgctgctggggccccgagcccccagccccaggccgGCAGTGCCGGGCCCCACAGGCACCTGCTGGgcgtgctgctgcagctgggcagggacctGAGGCACTGCTACGGCTCCCGCAAGCTCCTCTGCTGGTCCCTGTGGTGGGCTCTGGCCACGGCCGGCTTCAACCAGGTGGTGAATTATGTCCAGGTGCTGTGGGACTTGCGAGCTCCCTCGCACAGCTCCGCAGTGTACAACGGAGCTGTGGAAGCCATAGCAACCTTTTTGG GTTCAGCGACATCCATGGCAGTTGGATATGTCAAAGTAAACTGGGATCTCTCTGGAGAACTGGCTTTGGGAATTTTCTCTGCACTGGATAGTGGTTCTCTGCTTCTTATGCACTTCACTGACAACATCTGGGCATGTTATGCTGGTTACCTTGTATTTAAAGCTTGCTATATGCTTCTTATAACAATAGCCAC GTTTCAGATTGCTATCAACCTCAGCATGGAGCGTTATGCTTTGATGTTTGGCTTCAACAACTTTGTTGCACTGGTGATTCAGACAATTTTAACTGTTGTTGTAGTAGATTCAGGAGGTCTGGGACTGGATATCAGCACTCAG TTTCTCATTTATGGCAGCTACTTCGCAGTCATAACTGGAATTTTCCTGATCAGAAGCATGTACACCATAATTTCCATCAAATGCAGAAATACAAGTGTGGCTGCTGAAAGCACTGCCCCTTAA
- the LOC134423645 gene encoding thiamine transporter 2-like isoform X2, with translation MGCWKQEKTSTWFFPTLILCLYGFFYMMKPSEPFLTPYLTGPDKNLTTDEVTNQVFPVWTYSYLALLFPVFLLTDYVRYKPVLLLQGLSLIVTWLLLLFAHGVVAMQLVEFFYGMVTATEVAYYAYIYSVVSSQHYQRVTSYCRSVTLVAATVAAVLGQLLVSLAGVSYFHLNAISLASVSLAFVCALFLPMPRRSMFFHRKDAPEPVPGPGKGLAVGTAPRPQSCQEERSPAAAAAAGAPSPQPQAGSAGPHRHLLGVLLQLGRDLRHCYGSRKLLCWSLWWALATAGFNQVVNYVQVLWDLRAPSHSSAVYNGAVEAIATFLSSVTSFLVQYMQINWDHFGELALGIFCAIDAGCLFLMHFSTSIWACYAGYLIFKACYVLLLTIATESNEANKQRSTISSVLDGPSA, from the exons ATGGGCTGCTGGAAGCAAGAGAAAACCAGCACCTGGTTTTTTCCCACCCTGATCCTCTGCCTCTATGGATTCTTCTACATGATGAAACCATCAGAACCTTTCCTAACACCCTATCTAACAGGACCAGATAAAAACCTGACCACAGATGAG GTTACCAACCAGGTTTTTCCAGTCTGGACATACTCCTACCTGGCTCTCCTTTTCCCAGTGTTCCTGCTCACAGACTACGTGCGCTACAAGCCCGTCCTcctcctgcagggcctcagcCTCATCGTCacgtggctgctgctgctctttgcaCATGGAGTGGTGGCCATGCAGCTGGTGGAATTCTTCTACGGCATGGTCACAGCCACCGAGGTGGCCTATTACGCCTACATCTACAGCGTGGTCAGCAGCCAACACTACCAGAGGGTCACCAGCTACTGCAGGAGCGTCACTCTGGTGGCAGCCACCGTGGCCGCCGTGCTGGGACAGCTGCTGGTGTCCTTAGCAGGCGTCTCCTACTTCCACCTCAACGCCATCAGCTTGGCTTCCGTGTCCTTGGCGTTCGTGTGCGCGCTCTTCCTGCCCATGCCCCGGAGGAGCATGTTCTTCCACAGGAAAGATGCCcctgagcctgtgccagggcctggcaaagggctggccgtgggcactgcccccagGCCCCAGAGCTGCCAAGAGGAaaggagccctgctgctgctgctgctgccggggccccgagcccccagccccaggccgGCAGTGCCGGGCCCCACAGGCACCTGCTGGgcgtgctgctgcagctgggcagggacctGAGGCACTGCTACGGCTCCCGCAAGCTCCTCTGCTGGTCCCTGTGGTGGGCTCTGGCCACGGCCGGCTTCAACCAGGTGGTGAATTATGTCCAGGTGCTGTGGGACTTGCGAGCCCCCTCGCACAGCTCCGCAGTGTACAACGGAGCTGTGGAAGCCATAGCAACCTTTCTGA gcTCAGTAACATCTTTCCTGGTACAATATATGCAGATTAACTGGGACCATTTTGGAGAACTGGCTTTAGGGATCTTCTGTGCAATAGATGCAGGTTGTCTGTTTCTCATGCATTTCTCTACCAGCATCTGGGCATGTTATGCTGGATATCTCATTTTCAAGGCATGCTATGTGCTCCTCCTGACAATAGCAAC AGAAAGCAatgaagcaaacaaacaaagaagcACCATTTCCTCTGTCCTTGATGGACCATCTGCATGA